The nucleotide sequence ACAGAGCATAGAGCAAAAAGTTctagacaataaatgaaatatttggtTTTTCTAGTTACAAAATGAGATGTATTTGTACAACCAATATAAACTCATGATGTCATtgtaaagtaatttttttttaatttgagttatctttctttgtctacAGTGCACTTgaaccatttttttcatttttgacaagAGAACTGCCTTTGAATGCCTAATGCATTTTAGGTCGCATTGCAAAATGAATGCAATTTTTACCCTTATTTGATAAAAAGCACTTTGTTTATACATTGCCTGTAATCAGTTTTTTAAAGGTTGTTCTTGTTCTTTATGTAAAACTATCATAAATTTTACTTCCTTAGCAGATTCTTTAGTTTATAGATACAAAGGTTGATTATGATTGCTTGTCTTGTGCATAACCAGTATCATGAGTTGACAAATGAGACGAGGTATTGTAATCCTACTATTGAATTGTAATAATATATAGCTGTTAATAAATCATTGTGTTTATAATGaatcatttagatttttatatatatgtgatcttgttgatttttaataattttaatgaagAAATGTTCAATATTAGTTTTTTCTTTGTCTGCCATTTGAACTGCTACATTCAACaacttcggttgcatgtacacaACACATAAAATTCCCAAAATTCCCATAACAGGAGCTGCTTCCTTCCAACCTTAGTTCACTCATGATTTCTGATTGGgcttttgttagatgtattttctGCTTTGTATTGATGTCATCGGCGGATCCAGGAGGCGGGGGCCTGGGttcccccttttgtgggaaaaatttggttgattatatagggaatcattgaagcatgactggagcgcccccccctttaggtcagtcagcgggcccccttaggaaaagttctggatctgccactggatgTTATGAGTACTGTCCCTCGATAGGGGAGGTTTGGAaccttcaaacatgtttaaatttcatatgggCCTTGCCCAAATCAGAAGCCTGTGGTTGATGTCAGTGTCATATTTTTGTTACAGCCAACTAAACAGTATGGGTGTTTGACAAGCCTATGACACTTGCAACATGGGATAGTGATCAAGCCTTAGTGTTACATTGTAACTAactactttaaaagttaaaagcttaatattttggAAGGTAGAAAACCTAAATGCtaaatactttgtatataaatgcctCAAGTTATGAAGTTCATGGCATTTGTCCTTGATATCACATTCACGGTTCAgtgactttttgaaaaaaaagatttttgtaatgttaatttctctctttttAGGAAAGAGTAAAAGTATAATTATATTTGGTCAGTACATACCTTACACAGTcttcatgcctgtcagacagttttcccTTGATCTCAAccacatttcatggatcagtgaacaaggttaagtttttgaagtccatatctcggatactataagcaaaaggtctactatattttgttgtatgtaatgattataaggtgtactTGTCAAACATGCAGGTGTCATCTCAactgtgctttgctcattgttgaaggccatacagtgacctatagttgtttatttctgtgtcattttggtctcttgtggagagttgtctcataccacatcttctttttcatattgagCTCATTTTTATGGCTCAATGGTTGAaattaagattttgtgttttggtcagtttttcttaaacaataagcaataggtcaactatgtttggtTTATGAAACGATTGTAATGTTTATATGTCTGTGTGTAAAttaccttgacatcattttcatggttcattgttcaATAATAAGTTTTCGTAGTtgagtttgtttcttagatactataattgaatcttcaactttatttggtccatggaatgattgtaaagtgtacatgtcaaGGTTCATTTGTCCTTGACCTCCTATtcactatgaaatatcaattaataaAAGAATCAACCAGTTAAGGTGGAAAAAtaaattatagataaaaaaatgacaaactgAAAAAGTTATAGTGTTGAAACCAGTACAGATGAATGAATTGGTTGTTTATATCAAAAACCTTCGACATACAATTCCCCCcaatttttgtcaagcctgtgcCTTTAAGTGAAGAAAGCTTGACATATGGATAGTGATCAGGCGACAGCAGGGGCGGCTTTAACTatcttcttaaaagctttatgtTTTAAAAGGTAGAAGACttgaatgcttcatactttgtatatagatgcctatgttacgaagtttccatctgtcatatgtccattgtcctttacctcattttcatggttcagtgactactagaaaaaaaaagattttttgtattgttaatttCTCTTATAATTATGAGTAATGGGGTAACTAGATTTGGTATGTGTGtatcttgcaaggtcctcatgtcgtcagtttttttcatttcatggattagtgaTCAAGGTAAGTTttagtggtcaagtccatatctcagatactctaagcaataggtctagtatatttggtgtatggaaggattatGAAGTGTACATGTTCACCtgtcaggtgtcatctgaccttgacctcattttcatagttcagtggttatagtaaaAATTTTGTGTTTTCACTTTTGGACTGTTTTTTTCTCATACTGTacgcaataggtctactatatttggtctattgaatgattttaaggtgttCAGGTCCATctagcaggtgtcatctgaccgtcacctcattttcatagttcagtgaagtttttgagttttggactttttttctaaatactatgcaataggtcaactatgtttggtgtatgaaaatattttacaatgcCCATGTTAATCTCGCAGGTTtcatttgactttgacctcattttcacaatTCATTGCTGAAttctcagtgtttagtttttgtgttttggtctgttttttcttaaactataagcaaaaggtcaactatatttattgtatgaaagggttgtaagctgtacatgtctgcatGGAATGGTTGgtctgaccctgacctcattttaatggttcatagtaattggtcaatgtttagttttctttgttaagtctgtttcttagaaactataatcaataggtcaactatgtttaGCCTATTGAATgcttgtaaggtgtacatgtatttctagcCAATGCCAGTTCAAAGCCAAtgacaacaaataaataaaccatgTCCTCCAAGACTAAAGAGGTACACATCTAAAGGATTTAGTGTCAAATATCACACACCCTCTGAGAACAGTTCAATGGCATAACCTTGTGCAcaccaaaaataaaagaaacaagtgaaactgtgagctactgctcaatGATGATACCCTGCCCGAATATTTCAGTTAACTGTAAGTTGTTGAGTGCTGAATCTGAAAGCACATCACACTGTATAGCTTActcatataaaccctgaaaccaaatttcagaaatcctctTATTCTACATTGTTCTAGTACCTGAGAACAATTGGagaaaaatgacacaaaaattttCAGCTTCTTAATTAATCATTCTCTGGAGGACAATTCTCATTGACAATGGTACTgcatctttcattttttatatttattgtccTTAAGGCTTGTTCGTCTACCAGAAAGTGAAACATGGATTATCCTGATAATGAGAatagtttatttttatgaaaacttTTTACAATATATCATAATACACATCATCATTTTTATAACCATTTACCATAacttttcaacataaatatatcTTAAAACAGATAAATGAAGATTCAAAATCCTGATTggtaatgtatacatgtatccatATCTTTTACTTGGAacaatagatatttttattttactctttttccctatttttgtatgaacatgatgaaagaagATGAATACATAATTATCCTTAGAGGTAGATTGGGAGGTCATTTTAACACTTCAAAAGACAAATAGGTACATGTAAGTTTAAGAATTACTGAAAAAATTATGTCATATAGAAATAAAATCTGCAGTATTTATAGGTCCTTAAAGCAACACATATATACAAGGAGCATACAAAGACTATATGATTTCAGATAATTATATAGAGAAccctaaataaaaaaagattccaagcaaattgtttttaaacaatgttaaatacagattaatttgaaattattaaattttgtaaaattctttcCCATCTTATATTGTAACCTCTATGAACTTGAGAAAGCTGTTCTAGATCTCTTATAATAATCAACAGTAGAACACACAATAACAAAACTTTAGTGCAGTAAAAAAATTGACATTAGTGCTAGGGAGCTTCATAATTGAATATCAACAATGTCAACCAATAAAGAGctggaaaaaaacaaacaacatttggGAAAAAGCATACATAGGgaaaaggccgtacattgacctataatagtttacttttttgcttttaaaacatgttaaaatttgtaatttttaaccaaaaaaattgttttaccacaatttttgtttaaatttcaaaaaaatcaagtGACTTTCCTTTTAAAAGTactattaaccatgttaactatgTATAACACTACtgaataacaattaattatggAAATTGGTTAAGGCAAGCTTGACTAATTGAAAATATACATGATGACAAGCAGATGGATTACAAAAGGGCACCTCTCACTTATTATCACTTTTTATATCATAAcactttcaaacaaaaaaatatttgaccaaCAAATAAATGTACACGTGTATAATAGTTTATGAcatatgtaaataaacaaaatcaaaaaccaAATTCAAACCACATGTATTAAATACACATACATATTCTTATCTATATATATTCTAATACATCAAAAGTATCAGTAACAGCTTCTTCAACAACCATTTGTTCTTCAATTACTTCCTCGTCTGAACTGTCATTCTCTGTACTACTTTCGCTTTCACTTTCATCAGGTGTTGGTCTCTTTGGAGGCTTCATCGCTCTTTTAACTTGTCCAAGTAATCCATGACCTTTGACAACATGTTTTTGGAATGCCTGCTGATCCTCAAAGCCTTTTTGACAAACAGAACAGGTATATGGTTTGAGTGTTCCATCCTGTCCATGGACATTTCTCAAGTGTCGTCTGACACCTGCTGGCTTGCAGAAGACATTTTGACAGATAGGGCAAGTTCTTCTCATATAGCTTTCTTTCACATGTTGACCATGTACTATATGGTTTTTGTAGCATTCCTCGTATctaaatttttgtttacattcaGAGCAAAAGAATGATTTTCCTTCTTCATGGATCCTTTTAACATGTCTCCTCATATTAATGACATTTTTTCCACAAAGTTCACAGAAGTTGGAAGGTTTTTGATCTGGAGGCAGATGTTGCAATTGATGTTTACGTAGATGTTCAGAACGAAAGAATGCCTTACCACAGATTGTGCAGACTTCATTTCTCTCCCCAGTATGGGATTTGGTATGACGATAAAGATGTGCAGCTTGACGGAAGCTCTTGTTGCAAATGGTACATACAAATGGCTTTGCACCTGAATGTAAACGCATGTGGTTTTTCAGGTTGTCCTTCCTATTGAAAACCCTCCCACATTCCTCACATGGGAAGTTTGTTTGTCTGGTACGAAACAACACTTCTTCTTTCTCCTCTTTGACTTTTACTATCTGTGTTTCTAACTCATCAGATTCTCCCTTTGAATTTTCATCAATCATATcatcttttgttttactttcatctGTTGCATCAATTTCATTCCTTCTTTCTTCATCATTTTTCTCTTCAGTAATAAGAACCAAATCTGTCACATCTGTGACATTTTCTACAGTTGCCGTATaggtattttctttcaatttttctgAAGTATTCCTGTCTCCCAACTCTGACATATTTTCAGTTGTATCTGGTATAATAGTCTTGTcaatgtgtttaaattttatatgtgtatgtaaagttttttcatatttgaactcTTTTTTACAAATCTTACATGGGAAAGGTCCAACAAGGTGAGTTTTCTTATGAAGTTTATAGGATGTCTCCCGAAAAAAGCTCTTGTAACAGATCTCGCATGTAAAATTCTTTTCATCAGAATGAATCAAAATGTGCTCTTTAAGATGTTGCATGGTTAAAAATAGTTTATGACAATTCCCACACTGAAAATTACGAGGCCGATTAGCATGTTGACCTTCAAAGtgaattttcaatttttcttccGTATCAAACCTCCGTCTACACATTTCACATTGATAAGGCCTTGCTGCATGTACCATCATATGTTTCTCATACTCTTTCATAGTTATACAACCTTTACCACATAAACTACACAGAAACTTCTTTGTCACAACATGCTGCATTCGGACATGATTACGAGCAGAGTGTAGAAGTGTAAATCTTGCATCACATACTTTACAACTATACCATATCTTTTCCCCAATAATTAAAGTCTCAATCTTGTCTATTGTTTTATCATTTCTAGGTGGTTCAGTGGTAGATTTTGTAAACACCAAATGTATTCGTTTCTTGCCAGTACTTGATGGTATGAATATCTTCTGGCTTTCATTTCCTCCATTAAACCTTATCTCTATACTGCTCATTATGAATAATCTTCTATGAAACAATGCAGGAATGCTTTGgctgtaaaagaaataaaaatcatttagcttttatacaaaaaatacagtaaacaagaatgtgtcctaagtacatggatgccccactcgcactatcattttccatgttcaatggaccgagtaattggggtcaaaagtctaatttggctttaaaattaaaaaggtgctccgcagggcgcagctttatacgaccgcagaggtcgaaccctgaacagttggggcaagtatggacaaaaaaattcaagcttgattcagctctgaatttggattgtgatcaattttttgacattatatgggttttttacacaaaaaaaatgtcaagatcttacaaatcaattaaagattttttcttcaaacttatttaaatttaaaattaaatagttgacacaacataggtttctgacacagaatgaatgtgatccaattaactttaaaaaaaaaatttgccattgagcaattcactatgctgttgaatattaatcctctccaaaaaatgtttgaagaaattttctttttattatgaaatctgaaatgagaataaattgacccccccccccccaatttttttttcacatccccctttcccttattccaaagcttatctcaattcaaatttctaatggagtttgcaacaataactactcatttaaatacatcataaaattttactattctggacaaagaaagataactcaaattgaaaatttcttgctattgcacaatattgtgcaattagatatttcttgctattgcgcaatactgtgtaattgaaaatacttgctattgtacaatactgtgcaattgaaaatttcttgctattgcacaatactgtgcaattgaagatttcttgctattgctgaatatatactgtgcaattgaaaattcaatacttaatataataattttggatcctgatttggaccaatttgaaaactgggcccataaacaaaaaagtacatgtttagattcagcataccaaagaagcccaagttttcaatttttgttaaaatcaaacttagtttaaatttggaccctttggacttaatgtagaccaatttgaaaacgggaccaaaaattaagaatctacatacacagttagatttggcatatcaaagaaccccaattattcaatttttgatgaaatcaaacaaaatttaattttggaccccgatttggaccaacttgaaaactgggccaataatcaaaaatctaagtacatatttagatgTAGCATATCAAAgtaccccaaggattcaatttttgttaaaatcaaactaagtttaattttggaccctttggaccttaatgtagaccaatttgaaaac is from Mytilus galloprovincialis chromosome 6, xbMytGall1.hap1.1, whole genome shotgun sequence and encodes:
- the LOC143080415 gene encoding uncharacterized protein LOC143080415; protein product: MSSIEIRFNGGNESQKIFIPSSTGKKRIHLVFTKSTTEPPRNDKTIDKIETLIIGEKIWYSCKVCDARFTLLHSARNHVRMQHVVTKKFLCSLCGKGCITMKEYEKHMMVHAARPYQCEMCRRRFDTEEKLKIHFEGQHANRPRNFQCGNCHKLFLTMQHLKEHILIHSDEKNFTCEICYKSFFRETSYKLHKKTHLVGPFPCKICKKEFKYEKTLHTHIKFKHIDKTIIPDTTENMSELGDRNTSEKLKENTYTATVENVTDVTDLVLITEEKNDEERRNEIDATDESKTKDDMIDENSKGESDELETQIVKVKEEKEEVLFRTRQTNFPCEECGRVFNRKDNLKNHMRLHSGAKPFVCTICNKSFRQAAHLYRHTKSHTGERNEVCTICGKAFFRSEHLRKHQLQHLPPDQKPSNFCELCGKNVINMRRHVKRIHEEGKSFFCSECKQKFRYEECYKNHIVHGQHVKESYMRRTCPICQNVFCKPAGVRRHLRNVHGQDGTLKPYTCSVCQKGFEDQQAFQKHVVKGHGLLGQVKRAMKPPKRPTPDESESESSTENDSSDEEVIEEQMVVEEAVTDTFDVLEYI